In the Telopea speciosissima isolate NSW1024214 ecotype Mountain lineage chromosome 2, Tspe_v1, whole genome shotgun sequence genome, one interval contains:
- the LOC122651143 gene encoding uncharacterized protein LOC122651143 has product MEPWEEALDVDDSDLPSLLRPSTLLLCKRHLLPEQSNKPTTDIICSSRTLSLSLEPCSQLHRPSQSQTQIHFPETLDSQSDHRLPQIEISEVEEEEEQQQQQGPSTSSLRLLPGPAGALQAAMHRHARYREQKFSCSQEQIPTQEFLRRVHEGGDGDEDFRTNSWLCALDFLGGGDGVALRSPLRSIKPRVGIEKVPQVVAVIKSCVPNGLGDLIVSLKYPTGTVSASIHRKVLTESEFGRDISVGAVMILKEVVVFSPSWSACYLNITLHNVVKVFGKECGPPPKQNDDVSGDKLAVSGREQSKETRPGIMERTSHLTDGAAHGITAGFVRRDDNDDGRMDVDSEKGEHSLAAGSFHFYSSSSSRKSHHAAKEEAVRIDSKHVPLGSFHSNSSGCQNAPKVVDTDMVKGPNDHEAGRTNVVKKLPRISSTSLPEWTDDQLEELFAAGSQDSDSLLS; this is encoded by the exons ATGGAACCATGGGAGGAAGCACTAGATGTGGACGACTCAGATCTTCCTTCACTGCTCCGTCCCTCAACCCTTCTCCTCTGCAAGCGCCACCTTCTTCCGGAACAATCTAACAAGCCCACCACCGATATCATCTGCTCTTCTCGcactctctccctttctcttgaGCCCTGCTCGCAACTTCACCGCCCTtcacaatcccaaacccaaatccacttccctgaaaccctagattctcaATCTGATCATCGCTTGCCTCAGATTGAGATTTCTGAGgtcgaggaggaggaagaacagcagcagcagcagggtCCATCGACGAGCTCTCTACGTCTCCTTCCTGGTCCTGCAGGCGCCCTTCAGGCCGCCATGCACCGGCATGCTCGTTATCGTGAACAGAAATTCTCTTGTTCTCAAGAACAAATCCCTACTCAGGAGTTTCTTAGGAGGGTACACGAAGGTGGAGATGGCGACGAGGACTTTAGGACCAATTCATGGCTTTGCGCTTTGGATTTCCTTG GTGGTGGAGACGGTGTTGCTCTGAGATCTCCTTTACGCTCAATTAAGCCACGCGTAGGCATTGAGAAGGTGCCTCAG GTTGTTGCAGTTATCAAATCTTGTGTGCCTAATGGGCTAGGTGACTTGATTGTATCTCTGAAG TATCCTACGGGTACCGTTAGTGCAAGCATCCATCGTAAAGTTCTAACAGAGAGTGAGTTTGGAAGGGACATATCTGTAGGTGCAGTTATGATACTAAAAGAG GTTGTCGTGTTCTCTCCTTCTTGGTCAGCATGTTATCTAAATATAACTCTGCATAATGTGGTTAAG GTTTTCGGTAAAGAATGTGGACCTCCTCCAAAACAAAATGACGATGTATCTGGAGACAAACTTGCTGTTTCTGGAAGAG AACAAAGCAAAGAAACTAGGCCTGGGATTATGGAGAGGACATCACATTTGACAGACGGAGCAGCTCATGGAATCACAGCTGGTTTTGTCAGAAGAGATGACAATGATGATGGCAGAATGGATGTTGACAGTGAAAAGGGGGAACATAGTCTAGCAGCAGGAAGCTTCCACTTTTacagcagcagtagtagtaggaaGTCCCATCATGCTGCCAAAGAAGAGGCAGTAAGAATAGATTCC AAACATGTACCTTTGGGAAGCTTTCACAGCAATAGTAGTGGATGCCAAAATGCTCCTAAGGTAGTGGATACAGACATGGTCAAGGGTCCTAATGATCATGAAGCTGGGAGAACGAATGTAGTTAAGAAGCTGCCACGTATTTCAAGTACTTCACTACCAGAGTGGACTGATGACCAGCTAGAGGAGCTATTTGCTGCTGGTTCTCAAGATAGTGACTCCTTACTCTCATAA